A single Lolium perenne isolate Kyuss_39 chromosome 6, Kyuss_2.0, whole genome shotgun sequence DNA region contains:
- the LOC127325741 gene encoding photosynthetic NDH subunit of lumenal location 3, chloroplastic, translating into MDGGMELKGCVCRIKNCAGQLLSMEEDLVTDLDDDSWDLVLRDIRLKATFLYIDLSRVISRSENDERRKALTLLANKFFYCMDELGDAVTSRSISVMKMCYNDTAEALREVVAALAPPQ; encoded by the exons ATGGATGGAGGGATGGAGCTGAAGGGGTGCGTCTGCCGGATCAAGAACTGCGCCGGCCAACTTCTGTCGATGGAGGAGGATCTGGTGACTGATCTAGACGATGACTCATGGGACTTGGTCTTGAGGGACATCCGGCTGAAGGCCACCTTCTTGTATATTGATCTGAGCCGTGTGATCTCCCGAAGCGAGAACGATGAGCGCAGGAAGGCGCTCACCCTCCTCGCCAACAAATTCTTCTACTGCATGGATGAG CTAGGCGATGCGGTGACCAGCAGAAGCATCTCTGTCATGAAGATGTGCTACAACGACACCGCCGAGGCTCTCCGGGAGGTGGTCGCAGCTCTTGCTCCGCCACAGTAG